A stretch of Tautonia rosea DNA encodes these proteins:
- the tpx gene encoding thiol peroxidase: MAETRSGEVTMKGNPIDLVGPRLNVGDTAPEFTCVTKGASGLEVVTLKDTGGKARLFSVVPSLDTPVCNTQTRTLSSTLKELGDTVAAYTISTDLPFAMARFCDEAQVGNMTNLSDLHNQSFGQHYGVLMAGVPVPLLARALFVVDPNGTITHVEYVKEVASEPNYAPAIDALKKAAGV; encoded by the coding sequence ATGGCTGAGACGCGCAGCGGTGAAGTGACGATGAAGGGGAACCCGATTGATCTGGTGGGTCCTCGCCTGAATGTGGGGGACACGGCGCCGGAATTTACGTGCGTCACGAAGGGGGCCTCGGGGCTCGAAGTGGTCACGTTAAAGGACACCGGCGGAAAGGCCCGACTGTTTAGCGTGGTACCGTCGCTGGATACTCCCGTGTGCAATACCCAAACCCGAACCTTGTCGAGCACGCTCAAGGAGCTGGGGGACACCGTCGCCGCGTATACGATCAGTACCGACCTGCCGTTCGCCATGGCCCGGTTCTGCGATGAGGCGCAGGTTGGGAACATGACGAACCTCTCCGACCTCCACAATCAGAGCTTCGGACAGCATTACGGCGTGTTAATGGCCGGCGTGCCGGTACCGTTGCTGGCGAGAGCTCTGTTCGTTGTCGACCCGAACGGGACGATCACGCACGTGGAATATGTGAAGGAAGTCGCAAGTGAACCGAACTACGCGCCCGCAATTGACGCCTTGAAGAAGGCGGCTGGCGTTTAA